The Tripterygium wilfordii isolate XIE 37 chromosome 5, ASM1340144v1, whole genome shotgun sequence genome window below encodes:
- the LOC119999089 gene encoding pentatricopeptide repeat-containing protein At5g27110 encodes MNTTKLLSLLRTCVSSKSLKQGKHIHQRIVTLGLQNNVVLCKNVIDLYVSGQYYQHAKLVLKSMENPLDLALWNGLIAACSKNHMFIDALEVYEILLQHPYLKPDFYTYPSVLKAYGELGNVVCGKKIHNYLIKSGLISNVVVASSLVRLYAKCNVFDSATKLFDEMPERDVASWNNVISCYYQAGHAEKALEYFRKMRDSGIEPNSVTLTTAISSCARLLEVERGMEIHMEMLKDGRLLDGYVRSALVDMYGKCGFLEIAKQVFEQIPAKNVVTWNSMIAGYSLKGESKTCFELFNRMQEEGIKPTLTTLNSLLVACSRSAQHQHGKLVHGYIIRNHIAADIYIYSLLIELYFKCGTIQSAENVFEMMPKSDAIASNVMINGYVTVGNYFAALSIFEAMKEAGVKPDAITFTSILPACSQLAALEMGKEIHDDIVESKYEKNEIVMGAVLDMYAKCGAVDEAVNVFNQLPEKDHVSWTSMITAYASHGQASEALKLFGEMQESNVKPDQVTFLAVLSACSHGGMVDEGCYYFNQMVNDYGISCEVEHYSCLIDVLGRAGRLSEAYEILKKTPEITEDVDLLSTLLSACSLHGNLELGEEIGKLLIGKDPDEISTYVVLSNMYASAKKWDKVRKVRIKMRELGLKKNPGCSWIEIDKKIQPFFVEDKLNQQSEMVYECLAVLSSHMETDDLLPPQQIL; translated from the coding sequence ATGAACACGACGAAGCTGCTGTCTCTCTTGAGAACATGCGTTAGTTCTAAGTCACTCAAGCAAGGCAAGCATATACACCAGAGAATTGTCACTCTAGGCTTGCAAAACAACGTTGTCTTGTGCAAGAACGTTATAGACCTCTATGTCTCTGGCCAATACTATCAACATGCGAAGCTTGTTTTAAAATCCATGGAGAACCCATTAGATCTCGCTCTTTGGAATGGCCTCATAGCAGCTTGCAGCAAGAATCATATGTTCATTGATGCGCTCGAGGTATATGAAATATTGTTGCAGCACCCTTATTTGAAACCTGATTTTTACACCTACCCTAGCGTTCTAAAGGCGTATGGGGAGTTGGGTAATGTTGTATGTGGAAAAAAGATCCATAATTATTTGATAAAAAGTGGTTTGATTTCGAATGTCGTCGTTGCAAGCTCCCTCGTGAGGCTGTATGCAAAGTGCAATGTGTTTGATTCAGCGACGAAATTGTTCGATGAAATGCCTGAAAGAGATGTGGCATCTTGGAATAATGTAATTTCTTGTTATTATCAGGCGGGGCACGCAGAGAAAGCCTTGGAATATTTTAGGAAGATGAGGGATTCTGGAATTGAGCCTAATTCAGTGACCCTAACAACTGCTATATCATCATGTGCCAGGCTTTTAGAAGTGGAAAGAGGGATGGAAATACATATGGAAATGCTGAAAGACGGGCGTTTGTTGGATGGGTATGTTAGATCAGCTCTCGTTGACATGTATGGCAAATGTGGTTTTTTAGAAATTGCTAAACAGGTTTTTGAGCAAATCCCAGCAAAGAATGTGGTCACTTGGAATTCCATGATAGCAGGATACAGTTTAAAGGGTGAAAGTAAGACATGCTTTGAACTTTTTAACCGGATGCAGGAAGAAGGGATCAAGCCCACTTTGACTACTTTAAACAGCCTGCTGGTGGCTTGCTCAAGGTCAGCCCAACATCAACATGGGAAATTAGTACATGGATACATAATAAGAAACCATATAGCAGCTGATATCTATATTTACAGTTTGCTCATCGAATTATACTTCAAATGTGGAACCATCCAATCAGCTGAGAATGTCTTTGAAATGATGCCCAAGTCAGATGCAATCGCTTCAAATGTTATGATCAATGGATATGTGACCGTGGGAAACTATTTTGCTGCTCTCAGCATTTTTGAGGCCATGAAAGAAGCTGGTGTAAAACCAGATGCCATAACATTCACTAGTATTTTACCAGCATGTTCACAACTTGCAGCCCTAGAAATGGGTAAGGAGATCCACGATGACATTGTTGAGAGTAAGTATGAAAAGAATGAAATTGTCATGGGGGCTGTACTTGATATGTATGCTAAATGTGGTGCTGTAGATGAAGCAGTTAATGTTTTTAATCAACTACCAGAGAAAGATCATGTGTCATGGACTTCCATGATCACTGCATACGCGTCTCATGGCCAAGCTTCAGAAGCTTTGAAGCTTTTTGGTGAGATGCAAGAGTCAAATGTGAAaccagaccaagttacgttccttGCAGTTCTATCTGCTTGTAGCCATGGTGGAATGGTCGATGAaggttgttactattttaatcaaatggtcaatgACTATGGCATCAGCTGCGAAGTAGAACACTACTCGTGCTTAATCGATGTTCTTGGGCGTGCTGGAAGATTATCTGAAGCATATGAGATTCTCAAAAAAACACCAGAAATTACAGAAGATGTTGATTTGCTAAGCACATTATTGTCTGCATGCTCTTTGCATGGGAATCTAGAACTAGGGGAAGAAATTGGAAAGTTGCTTATCGGAAAGGATCCTGATGAAATATCAACTTATGTTGTTTTGTCAAATATGTATGCTTCTGCCAAAAAATGGGATAAGGTGCGCAAAGTAAGGATAAAGATGCGAGAGTTAGGATTGAAGAAGAATCCTGGGTGTAGCTGGATCGAGATTGACAAGAAGATCCAACCTTTCTTTGTCGAAGATAAATTGAACCAACAATCCGAAATGGTGTATGAATGTCTTGCAGTTCTCTCCAGTCACATGGAGACAGATGACTTGCTCCCACCCCAACAAATACTGTAG